A window of Photobacterium toruni genomic DNA:
CGGGCAATTTCATCTGCAGCTTCTAGGTTAGTTTGTAGTGCCGTTTCTTCAATATCACCACCCTTTGTTGCACGAGCGGAGTTAATGTCAATTGATGTTAGTGCTTCTGTCGGATCGATAACCACTGAGCCACCTGAAGGTAAACGAACTTCGCGCTGGAACGCAGAGTCAATTTGACTTTCAATTTGGTAGTGACTAAATAGTGGTACTTCACCTTCATAACGCTTAATACGCGATAAGAAATCAGGGCGAATTAATTTAATATGATCGCGAGCACGTTCAAAAATTTGTGGGCTATCAATAAGAATCTCGCCGATGTCACGACGAAGATAATCACGAATAGCACGTGCAATTACATTACTTTCTTGGTGGATCAAGAACGGAGCAGCTTGAGATTCAGCGGCTTCTTTCACTGCACTCCAGTGATTAAGAAGAACGTTTAAATCCCACTCAAGCTCTTCACCTGATTTACCCACACCGGCTGTACGTACAATTAGACCCATACCATGAGGCAGTTCTAATGTGCTTAATGCAGCTTTAAGTTGTGTACGCTCTTCACCTTCGATACGACGAGAAATACCGCCTGCACGAGGGTTATTAGGCATTAACACTAAGTAACTACCAGCTAATGAAATAAAGGTTGTTAGTGCGGCACCTTTGTTGCCACGCTCTTCTTTATCAACTTGGACGATAACTTCTTGACCTTCTTTCAAGACTTCCTTGATGTTAGGACGACCTTGGTAAGAATAATTTGACGGGAAGTAATCTTTAGCAACTTCTTTTAAAGGGAGGAAGCCATGGCGTTCTGCACCGTAATCAACGAACGCAGCTTCCAGGCTTGGTTCGATACGAGTGATACGGCCTTTGTAGATATTTGCTTTTTTAGATTCGTGACCAGGGCTTTCGATATCAAGATCAAATAGCTTTTGGCCATCAACTAATGCGACGCGCAACTCTTCCTTCTGAGTTGCGTTAATCAACATTCTTTTCATTATATTGTACTCATTATTGTTGTTGTATTAGCGCCGCTAATTACATCAATTTTTTGATGGTGCCTGACTCCATGTATGGATGTACGGGTGCAACCTCACGGTTGGAATGCAGGAGTGCTCTATGGCCACACGTATTAGCCAACTGTGTAGAGATGGTTAGATCTGAAACACACAGCTGGTATCACCACATCGAGGTGTGGTTGTATCTGTTACATCAAAAAAATCTGTAATCTGACGCGCTAAAAAAAACTCCGGTAACCATAACGTCTTACGCCACGTGCTGCGTTTATTACCTGAGTTGTATATAAAATAGCCGAAATGATGAGAGCATGCTCACCTTGTCAGTAAAATAAGCAAAAAAACTTATTCTAGAATGCAATCATAGCAGGCTCACTTTTTTGCGGCAATCTGCTTTATTTGCATGGTACAATCAAACTTATGACAGAAGATAAACCTAAAGTGCAATTCATCGATATTACCGATGATTTTGCTGGCCAACGGATCGATAATTTTCTCCGTGCTAGGCTTAAAAATGTACCAAAAAGTATGATTTACCGTATTTTGCGTAAAGGCGAGGTGCGAGTAAACAAAAAACGTATTAAACCTGAATATAAATTGCAGGATGGTGATCTCGTACGTGTCCCACCGGTTTTTGTTCCTGAAAAAGACGAACAAGCACCGATTAGTACCAAATTAAATAAAGTGGCTGAACTTGAATCATGCATTATCTATGAAGATGATCATGTTTTGATCTTGAATAAGCCATCAGGCACAGCTGTTCATGGCGGTAGTGGTTTGAAGTTTGGTGCGATTGAGGCGTTACGTGCATTACGACCTGATGCTCGATACCTTGAGTTAGTACACCGTATTGACCGAGATACTTCTGGCATTTTGTTAGTAGCGAAGAAACGTTCAGCGTTACGTAAGCTACAAGAGCAATTTAGAGAAAAAACGGTTCAAAAATATTATTTTGCCTTAGTGATGGGGGAATGGAAGGCAAATTGTAAGAGAGTAAATGCACCGTTATTAAAAAATGAAGTTAACAGTATTGTACGTGTTAACCCACAAGGTAAAGCATCTGATACTCGTTTTAAAGTATTAGAACGTTTTCCTCAGGCGACACTGGTACAAGCAAGTCCAGTGACAGGACGTACTCACCAAATTCGTGTCCATTGTCAATATGAAGGCCATCCTATTGCTTGGGATGATCGTTATGGCGATCCACGTTTTGATGCTTATACTAAAAAAACAGGGTTAGGGCGGTTGTTCTTGCATGCCGCGAATATTAAATTTACCCATCCACATACTGATGAGTTAATGGATATTAGTGCGCCAATGGAGCCAGTGTTAGAACGCTGTTTAGCTAAGCTTCGTACATTTTAATGAGGTTAAACAACAAGAAGGCGAGCATTGTGCTCGCCTTTTTTTATTTTATTTTTATGATTTTTTATTTTTAAAATACCAAACGCAGTCATTAAGTGGCCATCTCTTAAAAGTATGAGAGTCGCTATTGCCCTCATTAAATCAGAATAGAAACTTATTGTGATTGGCATAATACTGGTAATGGCTTATAAAACGGTCAGATGCTCATTAGCAAGCATTTCTCGTAAGGCAATAAGTGGTAATCCAACCAGTGTATTAGGATCTCGTCCTTCTAATCGATCAAATAATGCAATGCCCAAACCTTCACTTTTAAAGCTGCCTGCGCAATAAAGCGGTTGTTCTTGAGTGACATAATGTGCAATTTCACTATCGGTTAGTGTTCTAAAGTGGACATGAAACGGTTCGCAAATAACTTGTGTCGTTTGTGTACACGAATTATATAAGCATAAGCCAGTATAAAAGGTGATGATTTTGCCACTGGCGGCACGTAACTGAGCACAAGCGTTCGCTTCAGTATGAGGTTTACCTAAAATTTCCCCGTCAATGACACACACTTGGTCAGAACCTATAATAAGGTGATTAGGATGAGATTCTGCACAAGCGAGTGCTTTTGCTTGTGCTAATCGCATCACTAAAGCTGTCGCTGACTCATTGTCTAGCATGGCTTCATTTACATTTGGATTTGCAGTCGTAAAAGGAAGTTGCAGTTTTTCAAGCAAGCTTTTGCGAAAAGGTGAAGTAGATGCAAGAACAAGTGGCTGGTTCATAGGCTATTTTAGTTATCTAGATGAAGTGATGTCATGAGTGTACTCATCGTAGTGATTCAAAGCCAGAGAGCTTTATTTATTGATTGTTTTGATTTCAGTGCAGACAGACGATGTTATCGTTACAGCACAATGCTATTATAAGACGCAATTATTGATTTAAATTTCACTAAAGCCAGTATTGGCTAGCATTTAAACAATGATTGAGTGATCTTTCGTCATTTTATCAGCAATCGTCAAGTGATTGAGTGATGAAGAAATAAAAACTTTTTAATGAGGAGGGGGAATGAATGTTGAACGAATTTTCATGGCAGCACGAGAATTGTTCAAAAGCTGTTAATTCCGGCACATTTCCTTTGACTCAACCAGACTATAAGGCTAATATTCGCGCCCTATGCAAAAGGTAAAATTGCCGATAAAGGTAGATCCAGTACGCACTGCACAGAAAAGACTCGACTATGATGGCATCATCAAAGCTGATCTTCTGTCTCGTTTAGCTGGCTCAACCCAGAGCGTAATAAGTGATGCAAACGTCAACTTGTCTTTCGACCTTGACCAACGTCGTATTCCTTTCATGCGCGGAAACGCAAGTGTAGATGTGATGTTGACCTGTCAGAGATGTCAGGAAGAATTTCCACACACAATTAGTGTTGAATTCTGTTATAGTCCGGTTCGTGATGAAGAGGCTATTGATAAGTTACCGGAAGCCTATGAGCCGACAATTGTCGATGAAAATGGC
This region includes:
- a CDS encoding Maf family protein, encoding MNQPLVLASTSPFRKSLLEKLQLPFTTANPNVNEAMLDNESATALVMRLAQAKALACAESHPNHLIIGSDQVCVIDGEILGKPHTEANACAQLRAASGKIITFYTGLCLYNSCTQTTQVICEPFHVHFRTLTDSEIAHYVTQEQPLYCAGSFKSEGLGIALFDRLEGRDPNTLVGLPLIALREMLANEHLTVL
- the yceD gene encoding 23S rRNA accumulation protein YceD, producing MQKVKLPIKVDPVRTAQKRLDYDGIIKADLLSRLAGSTQSVISDANVNLSFDLDQRRIPFMRGNASVDVMLTCQRCQEEFPHTISVEFCYSPVRDEEAIDKLPEAYEPTIVDENGDINLIEIIEDELMLELPQVARHDDDDCNIGTRNLSFGDIPVADERPNPFAVLKNLKS
- the rluC gene encoding 23S rRNA pseudouridine(955/2504/2580) synthase RluC, translated to MTEDKPKVQFIDITDDFAGQRIDNFLRARLKNVPKSMIYRILRKGEVRVNKKRIKPEYKLQDGDLVRVPPVFVPEKDEQAPISTKLNKVAELESCIIYEDDHVLILNKPSGTAVHGGSGLKFGAIEALRALRPDARYLELVHRIDRDTSGILLVAKKRSALRKLQEQFREKTVQKYYFALVMGEWKANCKRVNAPLLKNEVNSIVRVNPQGKASDTRFKVLERFPQATLVQASPVTGRTHQIRVHCQYEGHPIAWDDRYGDPRFDAYTKKTGLGRLFLHAANIKFTHPHTDELMDISAPMEPVLERCLAKLRTF